In Gemmatimonadaceae bacterium, the following are encoded in one genomic region:
- the mce gene encoding methylmalonyl-CoA epimerase, with translation MQHPNPKGTRISHVGIALASIAEAMPFYRDILRMDEAEIADSDGASISALQAGESLIELLEPDGEDTPIGKFIARRGAGIHHICFAVDDLDATLERCRKAGVRLIDEVPRIGAEGKRIAFLHPGSTAGILVELSEH, from the coding sequence ATGCAACATCCAAACCCAAAGGGGACCCGGATTTCCCACGTTGGAATCGCTCTCGCCTCGATCGCCGAGGCGATGCCGTTCTACCGTGACATCCTCCGTATGGACGAGGCCGAAATTGCGGATTCCGACGGCGCGAGTATCAGCGCGCTCCAGGCAGGCGAGTCACTGATCGAGCTTCTCGAGCCGGACGGAGAGGACACGCCGATCGGGAAATTCATTGCCCGCCGCGGAGCCGGGATCCATCATATCTGCTTCGCGGTGGACGATCTCGACGCAACGCTGGAGCGGTGCCGGAAGGCCGGTGTCCGGCTCATAGACGAGGTTCCGCGAATCGGCGCGGAGGGCAAGCGGATCGCGTTCCTTCATCCGGGCTCGACAGCGGGAATTCTCGTCGAGCTTTCGGAGCACTGA
- the pth gene encoding aminoacyl-tRNA hydrolase, translated as MKVILGLGNPGRQYEATRHNVGWWVLDHLADVWHFDGWKRDGEALVSTATVAGTRVRLIKPLTYMNLSGNVLKNYLRRPFWAPPKDLLVIVDDVALPVGRFRIRARGSAGGHNGLRSVETALGNQEYPRLRIGVGPSEGRKNVYHDLSDFVLAPFARDERDDILTLMPKLNAAVETWLRESTKRAMNAHNRDGDGATNQ; from the coding sequence GTGAAGGTTATTCTCGGGCTCGGCAATCCCGGGCGTCAGTACGAGGCAACACGGCACAACGTCGGCTGGTGGGTACTCGACCACCTCGCCGACGTTTGGCATTTCGACGGCTGGAAGCGCGACGGCGAGGCGCTGGTCTCGACGGCTACAGTGGCCGGAACGCGAGTCAGACTGATCAAGCCGCTCACGTACATGAACCTGAGCGGCAACGTACTCAAGAATTACCTGCGGCGCCCGTTCTGGGCGCCACCGAAGGACCTGCTGGTGATCGTGGACGACGTCGCGCTCCCGGTTGGGCGGTTCCGCATCCGCGCTCGAGGCAGCGCCGGCGGACACAATGGACTGCGCAGCGTGGAAACAGCCCTGGGAAACCAGGAATACCCTCGCCTCCGCATCGGCGTCGGGCCGAGCGAGGGGAGAAAGAACGTCTATCACGACCTTTCCGACTTCGTGCTCGCTCCGTTCGCGCGCGATGAGCGGGACGACATTCTCACGCTCATGCCGAAGCTCAACGCCGCCGTCGAGACCTGGCTGCGCGAGAGCACGAAAAGAGCAATGAACGCACACAACCGCGACGGCGACGGCGCGACCAATCAATAG
- a CDS encoding lysylphosphatidylglycerol synthase transmembrane domain-containing protein, translating to MKPSWRSTIGIALSAVLLWWTLRDVSLATVWAELSHSSVPLFLASTICATLIFPLRARRWRTILQPVAPNQPFGPLWRATAVGMMANNLLPARAGEIARAYALTRQTGIGFATSIASLAVDRLFDMLVLLFLAVAALVDPSFPREARIAGQTLGHLAQGSVVIIVLLLVALYSLAFFPTQLVRVFELFTRRVSPALEERGKSVLIKFSEGLSVLRSPRRFSSVLAWTIAHWLLNALAFWLGFKAVGIELPYSAALFLQTLIAFGVALPSAPGFFGFFEKLATVGLGIYGVSASHATSWAIGFHILSFIPITAIGLWYFVRLGLHMKDINTAREATA from the coding sequence GTGAAGCCGAGTTGGCGCAGCACCATCGGCATCGCATTGAGCGCGGTGCTGCTGTGGTGGACACTTCGCGATGTGTCACTGGCAACGGTGTGGGCCGAGCTGTCGCACTCGAGCGTTCCGCTCTTTCTCGCGTCCACGATCTGCGCCACGCTGATCTTTCCGCTGCGCGCACGGCGCTGGCGGACAATCCTTCAGCCCGTCGCGCCGAATCAGCCGTTCGGTCCCCTGTGGAGAGCCACCGCCGTCGGGATGATGGCGAACAATCTCCTTCCCGCGCGAGCCGGTGAGATCGCACGGGCTTACGCGCTGACCCGGCAGACCGGCATTGGGTTCGCGACGTCCATTGCCTCGCTCGCCGTGGACCGCCTTTTCGACATGCTCGTGCTCCTGTTCCTCGCTGTCGCGGCGCTCGTGGATCCCTCCTTCCCGCGCGAGGCTCGCATCGCCGGCCAGACGCTCGGCCACCTCGCGCAGGGCTCGGTCGTGATCATCGTGCTGCTGCTCGTGGCGCTGTATTCGCTTGCTTTCTTCCCGACTCAGCTCGTGCGGGTGTTCGAGCTGTTCACACGCCGCGTATCGCCCGCCCTCGAGGAGCGCGGCAAGTCGGTGCTGATCAAATTCAGCGAGGGACTGAGCGTGCTTCGGAGTCCGCGGCGATTCAGCTCCGTGCTCGCGTGGACCATTGCGCACTGGCTGCTGAACGCGCTGGCGTTCTGGCTCGGATTCAAGGCCGTCGGCATCGAGCTGCCGTACTCCGCCGCGCTGTTTCTTCAGACGCTGATAGCGTTCGGCGTTGCGCTTCCGTCGGCGCCTGGTTTCTTCGGCTTTTTCGAGAAGCTTGCGACGGTCGGGCTTGGCATCTACGGTGTCAGCGCGAGCCATGCGACGAGCTGGGCGATCGGATTCCACATTCTGAGCTTCATCCCCATTACCGCCATCGGGCTCTGGTATTTCGTGCGGCTTGGCCTCCACATGAAGGACATCAACACCGCGCGCGAGGCCACGGCGTGA
- a CDS encoding pyridoxine 5'-phosphate synthase, whose product MAARHQRLYVNIDHVATLRQARRGFEPSPIEAAALCESAGADGITAHLREDRRHIQDADVETLATSVRTYLNLEAGCAEEMIDIALRLRPPQVTLVPEKREEVTTEGGLDVVRERERVARAVSRLREAGIRVSLFIDPDLTAVRMSKELGADAIELHTGDYANRPHVPDTLEALKSAAREGAEAGLAVHAGHGLTVANVGPVAAIPEIEELNIGHSIVSRALFVGLAEAVQEIRQAMDAARE is encoded by the coding sequence ATGGCAGCAAGACATCAACGGCTCTATGTGAACATAGATCACGTCGCGACTCTGAGGCAGGCGCGGCGTGGATTCGAGCCGAGCCCCATCGAGGCCGCGGCATTGTGCGAGTCCGCCGGCGCGGACGGGATCACTGCGCATCTGCGCGAGGATCGCCGGCACATACAGGACGCCGACGTGGAGACACTCGCAACCTCGGTGCGCACGTATCTCAACCTCGAGGCGGGGTGCGCGGAGGAGATGATAGACATCGCGCTGAGACTTCGGCCGCCACAGGTGACGCTCGTTCCGGAGAAGCGCGAGGAGGTTACGACCGAAGGAGGACTCGACGTCGTGCGAGAGCGCGAGCGGGTCGCGCGGGCCGTGTCCCGGCTGCGCGAAGCCGGCATTCGTGTGAGTCTTTTCATTGATCCCGATCTCACCGCCGTCAGAATGTCGAAGGAGCTCGGCGCCGACGCGATCGAGCTGCACACGGGCGATTATGCGAATCGCCCGCACGTACCTGATACACTCGAGGCGCTGAAAAGCGCCGCGCGCGAAGGCGCCGAAGCGGGTCTCGCGGTTCACGCCGGCCACGGTCTCACGGTGGCGAATGTCGGGCCGGTGGCGGCAATTCCGGAGATCGAGGAGCTCAATATCGGTCACTCCATCGTCAGCCGGGCCCTGTTCGTCGGACTGGCCGAAGCCGTGCAGGAAATACGGCAGGCGATGGACGCGGCGCGCGAATGA
- a CDS encoding ribose-phosphate pyrophosphokinase: protein MKLLVGSGNPDLSKEIAHSLGVEPAKATISRFADGEIFVRIDENVRGNDVFILQPTNPPAENIMELLLLIDAAKRASAARVTCVMPYYGYSRQDRKDQPRVAIGAKLVANMIVTAGANRVLGLDFHQHQLQGFFDIPVDHLYAAPVFVSHYKKKQLHDLVVVAPDVGSAKMARGFAKRLNGTLAIIDKRRPKPNQSEVVNVVGEVEGKDCLLTDDMIDTAGTVSEAARALKDLGAKDVYVCATHALLSGPAVERLCNAPITEVTVTDTVRIPEEKRFPQLTVLSVGELLSKAIRYIHSEQSVSSLFEQ, encoded by the coding sequence TTGAAACTCCTCGTGGGTTCCGGAAACCCGGACCTCTCGAAGGAGATAGCCCACAGTCTCGGCGTCGAGCCGGCCAAGGCGACGATTAGCCGGTTCGCTGACGGCGAAATCTTCGTCCGCATAGACGAGAACGTCCGCGGCAACGACGTTTTCATCCTGCAGCCGACCAATCCGCCGGCCGAGAACATCATGGAGCTGCTGCTCCTGATAGACGCGGCGAAGCGGGCATCGGCCGCGCGTGTCACATGTGTCATGCCGTACTACGGCTACTCGAGACAGGACCGAAAGGACCAGCCGCGAGTCGCCATCGGCGCGAAGCTCGTGGCCAACATGATTGTGACGGCCGGAGCGAACCGGGTGCTGGGTCTCGATTTCCACCAGCACCAGCTGCAGGGATTCTTCGACATTCCCGTCGATCATCTCTATGCGGCGCCGGTGTTCGTGTCGCATTACAAGAAGAAGCAATTGCACGATCTCGTCGTCGTTGCGCCTGACGTGGGCTCGGCGAAGATGGCGCGGGGGTTCGCGAAGCGGTTGAATGGCACACTCGCCATCATCGACAAGCGGCGCCCCAAGCCGAATCAAAGCGAAGTGGTGAACGTCGTCGGAGAGGTCGAAGGAAAGGACTGCCTTCTCACCGACGACATGATAGATACCGCGGGGACGGTTTCAGAGGCCGCGCGGGCGCTGAAGGATCTTGGCGCGAAGGATGTATACGTCTGCGCGACGCACGCGCTGCTCTCCGGCCCCGCCGTTGAGCGGCTCTGCAACGCGCCGATCACGGAAGTGACGGTTACCGACACCGTTCGCATTCCGGAGGAGAAGCGGTTTCCGCAGCTCACCGTCCTGTCCGTCGGGGAATTGTTGTCGAAGGCAATCAGGTACATTCACAGTGAGCAGTCGGTAAGCTCGCTTTTCGAACAGTAG
- a CDS encoding 50S ribosomal protein L25 gives MASANLSGSVRENSGKGVARSLRSSGRVPAVIYGHGRDPQPLSIDNRELEKLLSHISAENTVIDLTVDGKSARTLIREIQRHPFKRQILHVDFQELVVGEKVIVRLPILLIGVPDGVRMDGGILDQTMRELEVEVDPSNIPNHVELDVTKLVIGSSVHVSDIPLPEGVEVVGEGDASVCVVSAPRAAVEAVVAEEIAVIAEPEVIRAKKPDEDEGPEK, from the coding sequence ATGGCGTCAGCAAATCTTTCGGGCAGCGTACGCGAGAACAGTGGCAAGGGCGTCGCTCGTTCCCTTCGCAGCTCCGGCCGCGTTCCGGCCGTCATCTACGGCCACGGCCGCGATCCGCAGCCCCTCTCCATCGACAACCGCGAGCTGGAGAAGCTGCTCTCGCACATCTCCGCAGAGAACACGGTCATTGATCTGACGGTGGACGGAAAGAGCGCGCGCACTCTCATTCGTGAGATCCAGCGCCATCCCTTCAAGCGCCAGATCCTGCACGTGGACTTCCAGGAGCTGGTTGTCGGTGAGAAGGTGATCGTCCGTCTTCCGATCCTTCTCATCGGTGTCCCCGATGGCGTGCGCATGGACGGCGGCATCCTCGATCAGACAATGCGCGAGCTCGAAGTCGAGGTGGACCCGTCGAACATCCCGAATCACGTCGAGCTCGACGTGACGAAGCTCGTGATCGGCAGCTCGGTGCACGTCAGCGACATTCCGCTCCCCGAGGGAGTCGAGGTCGTCGGTGAAGGGGACGCTTCCGTCTGCGTCGTGTCGGCTCCGCGCGCCGCTGTCGAGGCCGTCGTCGCCGAGGAGATAGCGGTCATCGCCGAGCCCGAAGTCATTCGCGCCAAGAAGCCGGACGAGGACGAAGGCCCCGAGAAGTAA
- the ispE gene encoding 4-(cytidine 5'-diphospho)-2-C-methyl-D-erythritol kinase: protein MTGPKVRIAAQAKLNLHLRVLAREDSGFHSLETIFHRIDLADDLVIEVTDGERAVDVEGAETGPMESNLAYRAAAAYAAHAGWPKGFRIQLTKRIPVGAGLGGGSADAAAVLRALNFMSGDPIGSHGLLRLAAGFGSDIPFLASDAVMALAWGHGERMLSLAPLPRYDVMLMTPEFSVSTADAYRWLDEDRARQRDVTAMMGDAKSVDERDAAPDAAVLDTVSLSTWASIARFARNDFEAPVSARHPQLAEYLQSLRSSTAVFAQMTGSGSTIFGVFDSPPNYSRVPEEHRERVTTTRTSIDVVQPVRLG, encoded by the coding sequence GTGACCGGTCCGAAAGTGAGGATCGCGGCGCAGGCGAAGCTCAATCTGCATCTGCGCGTTCTGGCGCGAGAGGACTCGGGGTTCCACTCGCTGGAGACGATCTTCCACCGCATAGACCTCGCCGACGATCTCGTGATCGAGGTGACGGACGGCGAGCGCGCCGTAGATGTCGAAGGAGCGGAGACGGGGCCGATGGAATCCAACCTCGCCTATCGCGCCGCCGCCGCTTACGCCGCACATGCCGGATGGCCGAAGGGGTTCAGAATCCAGCTCACCAAGCGCATTCCAGTCGGCGCCGGACTTGGCGGCGGGAGTGCGGATGCCGCGGCAGTGCTCCGGGCGCTCAATTTCATGTCAGGCGATCCGATCGGCTCGCACGGGCTGCTACGACTGGCCGCGGGGTTCGGCTCCGACATTCCATTTCTCGCCAGCGATGCCGTCATGGCGCTCGCATGGGGACATGGGGAGCGAATGCTCTCACTCGCGCCGCTCCCCAGATACGACGTCATGCTGATGACTCCCGAGTTCAGCGTGTCCACCGCCGACGCGTACAGGTGGCTCGACGAAGACAGGGCCCGCCAGCGCGACGTTACGGCGATGATGGGTGACGCCAAGAGCGTGGACGAAAGAGATGCCGCACCGGATGCCGCCGTGCTCGATACAGTGTCGCTGTCAACGTGGGCCTCCATCGCGCGCTTCGCGCGGAACGATTTCGAGGCGCCTGTTTCGGCGCGGCACCCGCAGCTTGCCGAGTATCTGCAAAGCCTGCGGAGTTCGACGGCGGTCTTCGCGCAAATGACCGGATCTGGCTCAACGATCTTCGGAGTATTCGACTCACCACCCAACTATTCCCGCGTTCCCGAGGAACATCGCGAGCGGGTAACGACTACAAGGACATCAATCGACGTTGTTCAGCCTGTGAGGCTGGGCTAG